From Populus trichocarpa isolate Nisqually-1 chromosome 19, P.trichocarpa_v4.1, whole genome shotgun sequence, a single genomic window includes:
- the LOC112325153 gene encoding uncharacterized protein LOC112325153, with protein MEGIRKAAEAYFENQSDRKKKKARKTFNAMDKNGDGKISLREYTDHLTRKKATNFTHQNIFGALDKDGNGNLDFEEAIVLFYLMQSGRALICKSCKTFLAGAYFSCSQCFFNDSVSTYEICCDCYGGKKFRHNDGHIFCDHYTLLRQSRSAIQAAPIRKREKVLQFLKKGLLVASISAGVAECISNGDDDDDSSKFNCSIM; from the exons ATGGAGGGGATTCGTAAGGCTGCTGAagcttattttgaaaatcagtccgataggaaaaagaaaaaggccaGAAAAACTTTCAATGCCATGGATAAGAACGGAGACGGGAAAATTAGCCTCCGTGAATACACGGACCATCTCACGAGAAAAAAAGCCACAAACTTCACTCATCAGAACATCTTCGGCGCGCTGGACAAGGACGGCAATGGAAACTTGGATTTTGAGGAAGCAATCGTCTTGTTCTACCTCATGCAGAGTGGAAGAGCTCTAATTTGCAAGTCTTGTAAGACGTTCTTGGCAGGAGCATACTTCAGTTGCTCTCAATGTTTCTTCAATGATTCAGTTAGCACCTATGAAATTTGTTGTGATTGTTATGGTGGTAAAAAGTTCAGACACAACGATGGGCACATCTTCTGCGATCACTATACTTTACTACGTCAAAGCAGGAGTGCGATACAAGCGGCCCCCATAAGG aAGCGAGAGAAGGTGCTTCAATTCCTTAAAAAGGGACTGCTAGTTGCTAGTATCAGTGCTGGTGTTGCTGAATGCATATctaatggtgatgatgatgatgattcatCAAAATTTAACTGTAGCATTATGTGA